Genomic DNA from Gimesia aquarii:
AGTTTTCTTAAATCCAGGCACAGGTAACTGATCTTCTGTCTCAAAACTTGGTTCCCAAAAATAATCCCGATTCAGCAAGAACAATGGTGCTTGTTTCTCAGCACAAACCTCTTCTAAAACTTCGATGGCTTCTGGTTGGGTGACTCCGCTAAAAACGGGGACTCCTGGCTTGATAATCCCTGCTTTTTCACGTGTAATCTTCGCAATAGTATTTCCTAAAAGAGCCATATGGTCGTAGCTGATATTTGTGATTACACAAACAAGCGGTTCACAGACATTAGTTGAATCCAATCGACCTCCCAGTCCTACTTCCATTACGGCAAAATCGACTCGCTGCTGATTGAAATGCATCCAGGCCAAAGCAGTTGTTAACTCAAAAAACGTAGGGCCTGATGTATCCTGATCGAATTTGACCTGCGTAGTAATTTCATTCACAAAACCTATAAGTTGCTCAGGTTCGATCTGGTGCCCATCAATGAGAATTCGTTCTTCATATTTTGTCACGTGAGGTGAAGTAAATAAACCTGTTTGATACCCTGCAGCAGAAAGCATGTCCGCGATCATCACTGAAGTGGAACCTTTTCCTTTTGTCCCTGCCACATGAATTGTAGGCACCCCGGACTGGGGATTGCTTAAAAACCTCAAAAGCTCTTGCATTCGATCCAATTTAAAATCTTTGGTCGAATACTTGCTGCTCCCCATTCGTTCATAATTGAGACGTCCAAATAGGTAATCCAGACTTTGTTGATACTGTTCTGCCGAGACTCCCATGTCAGGCAGTTCCTTCTATATAATTGTAAATAAATATATTGCGATTGATTAAGTGTCGACCTTCATACGCTAACAGGAACGCCAACAAATATCACACTATTATAACTAAGCACTTTTCTGATGTAGACTGTGAGATATACAATCAAACTGAGAAATTTACAACTGTCTAATTCAGTCAGAGATTTAAGGTAAACAGGAAAATGAGTGATTACATTGCTACAATACAGCAACTTTTAGAATTTAATCGAAATATGACATTAAAATTACTGGAAGAAATATCGCAATTAGACGACCCATCTAGTGCTCTGACATATCAGCCTGGCCCCCAAAGGGCACATATTGCCTGGCAGATGATGCATATCGCCATTACAGAAGAATTATTTGCAACGGACCGTCTAAGAAAAACGACATCCAATTTGTCGGCTTGGTTCCCTCAATTTCAAAAAGGAAGCATTGCTGATCAGACCATTCCCTCCGCGGGTGAAATACGAGAAATCCTTGCCAAATCACGTGAGAATTTGCTTGAAACACTTTTGACAATCCATGAGTCAGATTTGGATCAAATTCCGGAAGGACTTAAAGAGCGGGGCTGGACAAATCGTCTGGCATTGCAAGTCATTTGCTGGCATGAGGCCCATCATCAAGGACAAGCCCATCTATTGCTCAACTCCTGGAAAGCGGAGCACTGACTTCCTGATTCCAGTTAATTCTCTCTTGACATTTTTGGGACATCGTTGAAAATTACGCTTTGACAGCAGTGCTTTAAATCGCATCCTCTGATGTGCAACCTGATCTTGGTAGCTTGCAAAACGTGGTTAAAGGATCAGTCATTATGAGTTCGATCAACCCTAGTGCGTCCAATTTACAAAGTTCTTTTGCCGGCGCACAGAAAAGTGAAGCGAATGTAGATAAGCAGAAAGCAGAAGCTGCTCAACAAAATATGTCTATCGACAAGAAAGCAATGACCGAACATCAAATGCAGGATGTTGGTAACGCCGACAAATCAGGCGACCGTGATGCCGATGGTCGTATGCCATTCGGATTTGATGGCGAAGAAGAGCATCCTGAGTCTAAGGATTCTAAATCTGAAGAACACCATTCTACAAGAGCCCCCGATGCCGAGGGGGAACTTGGTACAAACCTTGATCTTGATGCTTAGTCAGACAGATAGCAAACTCTTAACTTTTATTTTGAATGATTCAAAAAGCCAAAGAGGCTTTTCTTCTTTTTCGCTGTTGAGTCTTCGTCAGTAGTAGAAAGATCACCGCCAATACTAACTGCTAAATCCATAATCGTTCTGGTCAACTTCGCTTTCGGCGACTGTAAGACGAGAGGAACTCCATTATTTCTTGATTCAACCATTGTGGCATAATCATTTGGTATTTGACAGAAGATATCACGACCAATGGTTTCCAACGCTTTACTGATGCTGATTTGGGTGTCTTCCAATCCTAAGCGGTTCATTACAACTTTGATTTTGTCTGAAAGATGTTCGTTCGTATCAAAAAATTGTGATAAACGCACCACATTTCTAAGGCATGGCAAATCCAACTGAGCTGTCAACAAGACCGTATCAGACAATTCCATCGCTGCCATATCAAGACTGTTATATGATTTGCTGACATCGATCACCAGATGGGTAAACGTAGCTCGTAAAAGTGCAATAATGCGTTTTAAGACTTCAGTCGTGATTTGCATCGACTGATCCATTTGTACTGGTCGAGGCAATAAAAACGCACCACAATTATGTTTGGTCAAAGATCGCTTCAATAACGAATAGTCCAGTCTTGCGATATTTTCTGCAACATCCTGAATGGTGTAGTCGGGAATAATATCCAACCAGACATCGGTATCACCCAATGCTAAATCAAGATCGATTACCGCCACACTATTTCTTTCATTGCTTGCCAGACAACAAGCCAGATTGATGGCAAGAGAAGTACAGCCAACGCCTCCACTCACACCCGCTACCGTGATCACTTGACTTGAGCGTGGCGCACTTTGCTCACCCTCGGATTTCCCAGAGGTAAGCTGTATCCGATTCAGGGCAGACAGAAAATCTTCCAAGACCAAAGGGAAACCTAAAAATTCTTTGGCACCATTACGCATTGCCTTTAATATCAGGCTGCCTTCCTGCGAGCTACTCACGACGATGACATTACAAGATGGTAGATCCCGAGTGACTTGAGCAATGAGATTGAGTGCCATCTCAGGATTAGCATCCAGTGATATCAAAGCAATGTCTGGTTGAGTCTGTGATACAACATCTGAAAAGAATTCGTAACGGCTACATTCTGCTTCAAGCCAAACCATATCGACACCAATAAGCATATTCTTTAGCTCATTGCGTGTTGCTTCATTAGGATCGATTATTGATAATCGAACAACTCCACTCATTTCATGATCACTTATTCTTAAGGTTACTTACTCGTAATTGACGTTTACGATTATCGATTCAGATCATACTTTTATTTCATTTCCTATTCACTTCCAGGGCCGATTAATCCAGGACGCTTACTGGGAGGTGGACTACTTAGATTACTAGGAGCCTTTTTCGGATTCGTACTTGTTGTATTTTGTTTGGCTTTCCATTTACCAGCCGAAGGGCCATTGAGAGTCGGCACCTTTGGACTAAAAGGAGTTTTTGTAGTCGCTTTTTTCAATTTTTGCTGTTGCTGTAAATTTTTCATCTCTTCTGGTGAGAGAGTCGACTTCTTAATGACTTCAGATTTAACCGAGGGTGCTGCCGGTACAGGTGGTACCTGTGAAGCAGACGCAGGAGGCAATACATGATCTGAAGAGTACATCATAGATTCTGGACTGATTGGGCCAGGTACTGAATAACGACATTCAGGACAATCGTCCCCATAATTGGGCACTTCAAGCACACCATCCAGGTACAACTCACGATCTGTGGGTGTCGCTGTAAACAACCCAGGGCCTCCCGGAGGTGTTTGCCCTGATTTCAGTGGAGAGACCAATTCAGGTGTTACCATAATGACCAACTCCGTCTCGCCTTCATTATATTTCACTCTGCGGAAGGCTGCTCCTATCACGGGAAGCTCACCCAAAAAGGGAGTTTTCGAAGTTTCAGCTGTTTTCCGACTGGAAATTAACCCGGCAATCACCATCGTTTCCCCGAAATTCATTTCCACTGCCGTATTCGCTCTGCGGACTGTTAAACCAGGTACTGTTGTTCCAGCGACCTGAACCGCATTAGAAAAGTCTCGTTCACTGACTTCCGGCTGTACTTCCAATCGTAAACGACCGTTGCCGAGAACAATAGGAACCGCCTCCATTCGAACACCAAACTCGCGCCACTCAATCGTAACAGTACCCAAACTTTGTGGTACCAGAATTGGAAATTCACCACCAGAAAGTAAGTTAGCGGGACGACCACTGGTCGTTACCAATTCAGGTTCCGCCAGAATCTTAAGTAATGCTTCCTGTTTTAATGCTTCAATAAACGCCTGGAAGATGCTTGAGCTGTCTACCAGTCCAAACCCCAGTGAAGTTCCACTGAGCAGATTCTGTGAAGCAGTCAGTGCAGGGGGGCCACCAAAGGGAACTGTAATTCCTGTAATTGGAACAAGAGAGCCAGGCGTACTGTAAACGTAAGACGACTGATTTAAGAATAACCAGTTTACGCCTAATTGCCGTATCTTTGAGCGTTGAACTTCCATTATTTTAACTTTGAGCAAAACCTGCTGAACGCCAGCCAGTTTCATCTGGTTCAACACACCGTTGGGAAAAAACTGCTCCGCAATTTCGACCATTTCGGTAATGGCTTCTGGTTCAGTAACCCAGCCACGCAAGACTACGGAATCTTGCACTTTGATCGCAGTAACAGAAGAGCTGGGAAACAATTCACGGAGATAGGCTTGTAAATGTCGAGCATCTCCACTGACAAAAGTCTCAACAGAAAACACTTTTTTGTTTTCATCAGTGATAACCAGAGTTGTAACCCCAGGTATGATGGCTTGAACCCGAATCTCATTTGGAGTTAAAGCAGTTACCCCCAGCACAGTCGGATCAAATCCGTCGACACGTTTGATTTTGCCTGGAAACTTAAGAATCTTGGAGAATTTCTCTGTAATCTCCAGCTTCATTTTGGGGGCAGTGACTTGAACAATCGGCTCGCTAGCTCCGGGAGCCGCGGCTTGCTCTTTCTGCGAATATCCTTCTACATTGGTAAAACAACATACCAATAATACAACTAAAGGAAGTCTAATCATTTTTAATTGTTTTTTTAAGGCCAGCATCCATGCCCCTTACTTTTTAAATAGTTGAGCCATCAAAACCAGGTAAAACCAGGTAAAACCAGGCTTCAAATCACTCTCTAAAATAATCCAATTCCCTATTGGGACACTCTTTTCTTGGCCCAGAAATTATTACCCCCTGTATCTGATTAAAGAGCAGGGGATATTCAGACTAATTTATTTTTTCATTTTGTTTCTTAGTAAATACTTCCCACAAGCCTTTCAAAGCTGCCGTTTTATCTTCCAGTTCTTCTTCCAGAAGTTCAACTTCCTGGATTGTTTTTTGTTCTCCTGAAAAGATTTCAACTTGCCACATTTTTTTAGCTTCTTCTAGCTCTGCCTCGACTTCTGCTCCCACAGATGTCATCTCCTGCGGTTGTTGCTCTTCATCCAAAAACTGTTTGGCTGAAGTTGTCTTGCCAGAGTTTTGAGCCAGATCCGCTTCTTTTGAAGAGTCTTCTTCGTTTGTTTCGTTTTCGTCCTTATACTCACCACCTTCAATCGAAAACACTTCGGCTAAGTCATCCTCATTAAATTGGATATCCTCTGTATCCGAGGTGTCAGATTGCGCTCTTAATGCGAGATGAACTTCTCCTTTTCTTTCAGCCATTTTTAAGATCGCACCTTCTTTAGGTGACAGTAGTATCGAAATATTTTTTGACTTTACCTGATTGCTATCGGCCCCTCCGACATCGGTAAGATGGTCCGTCGCGAAGATCTTGACACGCTCCAGAATCACCTTCGTAATTGTGGTTAAGCCTCCCTCTGGTTTACGCGCTGAAAAAGTCACATAAACGTCAACAAAATCACCAGGAAGAATTAAACCACTATGAGTTTTGGTCATATCAACCGATGTTGTAAAAACTCGTTTTCCATCTGGAATTTCTACAGATGCTCCACGTGCTCCCTGCTCACTGAGCTTTGCCTTCATCACGATTTCACCAGGAACCGCTCGGGTTTTGATGGAACGATCCTTATAATCCTCCAGTTTTGTAACAGAACCTTCTGGTATCTGATCGATTGGCCATGACTTAAACTTCACATTCGACTCGTTCAGAGGAGTACCGGGAGCAATCTCAGCAATTGTCACCAGAACATTTGCCGTTTCAATTTCCTGCTTCTGATCATCTCGATTGAGCACCTGCCTTACGCCTAACATCGCAACCAGTCCACAACCAACTGCGACGACCAACATCATCAATGACTTTATTTTCATGTCTGTCACCCACCAAAGAGAAACAAATCAAGTGACTCATAACAAAAACAGACTCGTTACCAATTCGTGTCTAATTCTATGTTCCAAAGTGCCAAACTTGATTTGATCCTGCTTTCACAGGTTGACAGAAAGGAAACTCTGTCATCATTCTCAATATCGGCACTTCGAGAGTACTTGCTTCAATTTATAACGATTTTATCGTTTGAAATAATAATTCTGGTTAAGTAGCCTTGCCCTAAGGCCTTCATCCAAAATACACACTCAACACAAACTACTTATTTTAACTTTTAATCACTGACCTCAATTCCAACTTAAAGCAAGCCGGCATAGAAAAAGTAAGCGATTGAACCAATGCAAATTGGAATTCCGTAGGGAAGGAGAAACATCGTCGGCTTTCGCTCTTTTGCAATTCGTGATAATTCACGTGGATTTTTAACAGAACGCCATTCGTCGAGAATCACCATGGCCTGTGCTAAATGCGTATAAAATTTCTTGCGATAGAGCACCATAGCAATAGCCATGATTGCCCCTACAATTGTTGTTACACAAAATGCATAGAACGTGATTTTGACGCCCAACCAGGCTCCGATACCTGCCATCAACTTCACATCACCAGCCCCCATTCCACCGACGCTGTATAAGGGGAGCAGGGTAGCCAGACCAACAAGCATCCCGAGTAATCCCCAACCAAGACCAGCCAGTCCACCCGTCCAAGTCATATAGATCAAACCAGAAACCACCATTGGATATGTGATCCAGTTTGGAACTCGAAGTTCTTTTCCATCAATGTAAGCTGCATAAATCAAAACGATGGATACAAATTTTACGTGCCAATTCTCTAGAAGTAACTGTTGCCAATCCATCAATATGGCCTTTCTTATTAGTCTTATTGAAATACTTTTTTCGTATTTCGTTGGGGATGTTTATGTCATTCAAATTCACAAATCAGGACTGTTGCCACTTGATGAAAGCGCTCAAATCCCCTGATATTGGTCATTTAACTTTTGTATTCTTATTATTAATTTAGGTCACAGGCAGAGCGGTGAGGTGATTATCTTGAAAAATATTGCTGTTTTTTCACAACCAGATTAAAGCACACCGGTTGCCAGCAATACTGTTGTCTCCTTGTCCCGACCAGTTAGCAACGGCTGCAAGTCAGAAGGGAGGTGAACCAAACAATTACTGGAACGATCAGCAGGATTAACTCCATAACCGCTCCCACCTGGGGATCTATGAAGTAAGGAAACATGCTGCTTTCTCCTTGGGGTAAAGACTTTTTTTCGTTATTCACTAAATCAAACTGTTTGAAAACAAAGATTCGCGTTTTGAGAATCTGATACGCAATAAAACGCTCAGCCGAAAAGTTCGACTGAGCGATTCACTCGTACTCGTGTTGTAATACGATTGACTGCTATTAGGTCAACGCATCACGAACTTGTTCGAACTTCGCGTTAGCGTTTGTTCCGACAGCCTGAATTGCTGTTAAACAAACAATCACAATCAGAGCAAGCATCACAGCGTATTCTACAGCTGTAGGACCATCTTCTGAAACCAGGAAATTCTTGATGCTCTTTGTCAGATTCTTCATTGTTGTTGCTCTCTTTCTTTCCAATTGGAGTCGATTCATGAACCACATTCACCGACACTAAACAACTAAGTTATGAGAAATATGTGATTTCTCACAACTCACCCGAAACAATTGCTTCTCTGAGTCACATCCTCAGGTGAAGCATCCCAATATGCCCCCTCTTTTGAAGAGCAAAATCTCTACACTCAAAAACTGAACTGCAGAAACGGTATTGGACTTTTCATAAATTACAATATATCGAAAAACTAATTCCGAAATGATGCCACTCGATTTGTTCTCACTGATTGGCCCGTTGAGTAACAGATCAAAGTGTCAACACTCAAAAGTAGGTCACAGGAAATAACAGTCAAGCAGTGAACCAAAAGATTTTTTTGAAAAAACAAAGGTCTTTCAAAAGAAACATTAAAGCGGCCGTAAGGTCTATCTAATCAAACAATTAGAACGATGATGACAAAAATCAACGGCATATTTTTTTTGTGGGGCCGAGAAAAACTGAGTCTGATTTCGTTCAGAATTTCGAAATCGAACCAGGCCCAACTAGTGAAAGAGGGGTATTCACGTCATGCTTAATGTAGAATTATTGTTGTTTGACCATTATCTAAGCTGCTCCCATTCCTGAATCTTTTGTTCCATTCTCTGGCGATCCAGTTCATCAGGTGTTGTACTCTTAATTGCCCGTTTGATAATCTCAATCGCCTCTGCATGTTGCCCCTGATTGTGATAGCTATTGGCTAACTGAATCTGGACAACCGGTATTTGAGGTACTTGCTGTGCAGTATATTGCCACAATGAGAGTCCATCCTTCCAGACAGAGAGATATTGTTCAGTCTGCAAGTTGTATCTGGTAAGCAATGGCAATACCAATCCACCAAAAACTGCAGGAACCAGATAACCAGAAATCGGTTTCCCATTTCGCAAAGGTACAATTACCTGTTGTCGTATTTTCTCTAATAAATTCATAATGGCACTAAAAACGAGAGCAAAGAAAGGAATACAGGGCAGGTATAAATAACGATCATTCATCAACGTCGTAATGGGAAATAAATTGAGAACAGGTAACAGTAGTAAGAGAAAAGTAACACCTGCAAATGGAATTAATGGCTGATGTTTCCCCATTCGAACAAACATCAAAGCAGCGACCAGCCAGCAAAACAGGGAGATTATGATTTCCCAACCGATTCCTGATACAGGTGGATCATAAAGCACAGATCTCGTTTCAGGCCATAATAACATTTGCACATATTTTGACATGATCACAGTATCAACACCGAGAAGTTCGACTTTACTCATGCCAAAGTGATCGCGCACTCCACCGAGTTCGCTAGTTTGAGCCAACATGGTGATAATCAGCAATAAAAGGGCACAACAGCCCGGAAAAATCTGTCTTTTAACAGCTTCGCGAAATGGTACTTTCGCCACCAGAAAGTCATAACAGAATACAATCACAGGTACCACAACTGCTAATGCTTTTGAAAGCAACGCACAGATAAAGAAAATAAATCCACAAGTATTCTGCTCCAGAGTTCTGTGCTTTCTAAGCCAATACCAGAGTGAAGCCAGTATAAAAGCCCCCGAAAGTAATC
This window encodes:
- a CDS encoding bifunctional folylpolyglutamate synthase/dihydrofolate synthase; translation: MGVSAEQYQQSLDYLFGRLNYERMGSSKYSTKDFKLDRMQELLRFLSNPQSGVPTIHVAGTKGKGSTSVMIADMLSAAGYQTGLFTSPHVTKYEERILIDGHQIEPEQLIGFVNEITTQVKFDQDTSGPTFFELTTALAWMHFNQQRVDFAVMEVGLGGRLDSTNVCEPLVCVITNISYDHMALLGNTIAKITREKAGIIKPGVPVFSGVTQPEAIEVLEEVCAEKQAPLFLLNRDYFWEPSFETEDQLPVPGFKKTQEQIPTQKIQVKTPWSAIDEMPVNLLGTHQAANAALAVTILDYLRHQETPIELQRMRAGMASVKWPARIEVVQKSPPVIVDTAHNDASINALIKTLEESFGHQNRLLIFAASRDKDIKEMLTTLLPHFQTVILTQYLSNPRRVLVDELLELMQSIQCETKNTSEVIVTTSPDDAWLRAKACSTSDTLTCVTGSFFIAAEMRELLLGTADEILISESC
- a CDS encoding DinB family protein, with the translated sequence MSDYIATIQQLLEFNRNMTLKLLEEISQLDDPSSALTYQPGPQRAHIAWQMMHIAITEELFATDRLRKTTSNLSAWFPQFQKGSIADQTIPSAGEIREILAKSRENLLETLLTIHESDLDQIPEGLKERGWTNRLALQVICWHEAHHQGQAHLLLNSWKAEH
- a CDS encoding AAA family ATPase, whose amino-acid sequence is MSGVVRLSIIDPNEATRNELKNMLIGVDMVWLEAECSRYEFFSDVVSQTQPDIALISLDANPEMALNLIAQVTRDLPSCNVIVVSSSQEGSLILKAMRNGAKEFLGFPLVLEDFLSALNRIQLTSGKSEGEQSAPRSSQVITVAGVSGGVGCTSLAINLACCLASNERNSVAVIDLDLALGDTDVWLDIIPDYTIQDVAENIARLDYSLLKRSLTKHNCGAFLLPRPVQMDQSMQITTEVLKRIIALLRATFTHLVIDVSKSYNSLDMAAMELSDTVLLTAQLDLPCLRNVVRLSQFFDTNEHLSDKIKVVMNRLGLEDTQISISKALETIGRDIFCQIPNDYATMVESRNNGVPLVLQSPKAKLTRTIMDLAVSIGGDLSTTDEDSTAKKKKSLFGFLNHSK
- a CDS encoding type II and III secretion system protein family protein, producing the protein MLALKKQLKMIRLPLVVLLVCCFTNVEGYSQKEQAAAPGASEPIVQVTAPKMKLEITEKFSKILKFPGKIKRVDGFDPTVLGVTALTPNEIRVQAIIPGVTTLVITDENKKVFSVETFVSGDARHLQAYLRELFPSSSVTAIKVQDSVVLRGWVTEPEAITEMVEIAEQFFPNGVLNQMKLAGVQQVLLKVKIMEVQRSKIRQLGVNWLFLNQSSYVYSTPGSLVPITGITVPFGGPPALTASQNLLSGTSLGFGLVDSSSIFQAFIEALKQEALLKILAEPELVTTSGRPANLLSGGEFPILVPQSLGTVTIEWREFGVRMEAVPIVLGNGRLRLEVQPEVSERDFSNAVQVAGTTVPGLTVRRANTAVEMNFGETMVIAGLISSRKTAETSKTPFLGELPVIGAAFRRVKYNEGETELVIMVTPELVSPLKSGQTPPGGPGLFTATPTDRELYLDGVLEVPNYGDDCPECRYSVPGPISPESMMYSSDHVLPPASASQVPPVPAAPSVKSEVIKKSTLSPEEMKNLQQQQKLKKATTKTPFSPKVPTLNGPSAGKWKAKQNTTSTNPKKAPSNLSSPPPSKRPGLIGPGSE
- the cpaB gene encoding Flp pilus assembly protein CpaB, which translates into the protein MKIKSLMMLVVAVGCGLVAMLGVRQVLNRDDQKQEIETANVLVTIAEIAPGTPLNESNVKFKSWPIDQIPEGSVTKLEDYKDRSIKTRAVPGEIVMKAKLSEQGARGASVEIPDGKRVFTTSVDMTKTHSGLILPGDFVDVYVTFSARKPEGGLTTITKVILERVKIFATDHLTDVGGADSNQVKSKNISILLSPKEGAILKMAERKGEVHLALRAQSDTSDTEDIQFNEDDLAEVFSIEGGEYKDENETNEEDSSKEADLAQNSGKTTSAKQFLDEEQQPQEMTSVGAEVEAELEEAKKMWQVEIFSGEQKTIQEVELLEEELEDKTAALKGLWEVFTKKQNEKIN
- a CDS encoding A24 family peptidase, giving the protein MDWQQLLLENWHVKFVSIVLIYAAYIDGKELRVPNWITYPMVVSGLIYMTWTGGLAGLGWGLLGMLVGLATLLPLYSVGGMGAGDVKLMAGIGAWLGVKITFYAFCVTTIVGAIMAIAMVLYRKKFYTHLAQAMVILDEWRSVKNPRELSRIAKERKPTMFLLPYGIPICIGSIAYFFYAGLL
- a CDS encoding Flp family type IVb pilin → MKNLTKSIKNFLVSEDGPTAVEYAVMLALIVIVCLTAIQAVGTNANAKFEQVRDALT